GGTGAGAATTTCTGGGGCCGTTACATCTAAGCTTTCGGCGATCGCGGCGAGTTGAGCTTCCCGACGCCGCTCGACCTGAAATCGAACTGTGGCTTCAAACCCTTGCTCCGAAGGTTGGTAAAACACTTGGCCCTGCAAAGCGGCAGGTAAGTATTGCTGCGCCACCCAATGATCGCGGTAGGCATGGGGGTAAAGATAGTTGGCTCCATGCCCAAAACTGTGTTTATCCCGATTAGCATCCTTGAGATGGGCAGGCACATCAGCTTCGCGTTCTCGCTCCACAGCGGCTAAGGCATCAAAAAAGCCCATGACACTGTTAGATTTTGGTGCGGTTGCCAAATATAAAGCGGCCTGAGCCAAAGGGTAACGACCTTCTGGCATCCCCACGCGATCGAAAGTGGCGGCACAGGCATTGACCCTAGCGACAGCTTCTGGGTCTGCTAGTCCCACATCTTCACTGGCTAAAATCAGCATGCGGCGAAAAATAAACCGTGGATCTTCCCCGGCGTAAACCATCCGAGCCAGCCAATACAGTGCCGCATCTGGATCGCTACCTCGCAGACTTTTGATGAAAGCGCTGATGATATCAAAGTGAGCATCTCCTTCTTTGTCATACAAGACCGCTCGCTGCTGAATCGACTCTTCGGCCACCGCCAGATCAATATGAATTTTGCCTGTGCGATCGGGCGCGGTGGTTTCAACCGCCAGTTCCAAGGCATTGAGGAGACTCCGAGCATCACCATTGGCCACATTAACCAGATGATCTAGCGCTTCTGGATCAATCTGAATTGCGCGATCGCCATAGCCTCGTTCCGAATCGCTCAGCGCTTGCTGCACCACCTTGACTAAATCCGCCGCAGTCAAGGACTTGAGCTGAAAAATTCGAGAACGACTCACGAGGGCTTTGTTGACCTCAAAGTAAGGATTCTCTGTGGTAGCTCCAATCAGAATCACGGTGCCATTCTCTACCCACGGCAACAAAGCATCCTGTTGCGATTTATTGAAGCGATGCACTTCATCCACAAACAAAATTGTTCGCTGACACTGGCGATCGCGCCGTTCCTGAGCCGTTTCCACTGCCGCCCGAATTTCCTTCACCCCTGCCAACACCGCATTAATCGAAATGAAGTGTCCCTGAGTGCTGTTGGCGATCACCCGTGCCAGCGTCGTTTTGCCTGTGCCTGGTGGCCCCGCAAAAATCACAGAAGCGAGTTGATCAGCTTGGATGGCGCGTCGCAGCAACCGTCCAGGGCCAACAATATGCTCCTGTCCGACAAATTCATCTAAAGTGCGGGGGCGTAAGCGATCGGCAAGAGGGGCAGCTATTGGGTTCAAGGTTAGGTCTGGGTGGGAAGGAATCAAGGTCTCAAGCTAGGATAGCTCGCAGAACCCCCAAAATTGCTGGTGGTCTTCTAAGACAGTGCCAAGGAGAGAATAGCGTGAGCAACCTAGACAAGAAGCGACTGGATGTAGCCCTGGCGATCGCGGGTTACGCCGTGGACAGCGGTGCAGCAGTGGCGATGCCAACTTTTGGCGTTGAGCTACCCAAACAAGTTGTCCTCAGCGCTTCCGACGTGCTGATGTACACCCGAATCTGGAAAATTTACTTTGAAGAGGATTTGTCCCACAGCAATTTGATGGAAATGCTAACCCAGGTGGGACTGGTGACGGTAGCTGCGACTGGCGTTGCCTACATCGTGGCCAAAGGCAGTACCGCAATTTTGAAGGAATTCACCAATTGGCTCGGCTGGGGAGCGACTGCCGCGATCGCCGGATCTCTAGCTGCTTTATCGGGTGCAGCTTGGGCGCTTTATTGCGATTATCTGTATGCAGAACGCAACCCTCAACCCTCGACCTAACTGAGCTACTTAGCGCTAATAGCAATACTTTGAGGGGTCCAAGTAGGACCAGGACAACGTGGCCCATCTGCGGTCCAGTTAATGGGGTCAATGCACATGCGTCGAGCTTGCATGTCTGTATCCCAAGCGTGGTAGACGATGTACTCGGTTTTGCCATCGGGACCAACGGTAATTGAATTGTGACCAGGACCGAGGACATAACCGGGATGCGATCGCAAAACCCTGGGGCCTGCTTCATTGCCTGCATCTGAGTACGGCCCCATCACATGGCCTGCGACCCCATAATCCACGCCGTAGCTATCCGTTTCCCAACGTCCGCCACTATAAAAACAGTAGTAGCGATCGCCATACTTGCGAACACAAGGGCCTTCTAAGGTGTGCCAATCATAAACACCGCCGTACATCGGGCGATCGGCGAGAAATCTTTGCCAATCGGATCTAGCTCGCAACACCACTTTACCTTCACCTGCCAGTTTGGTCATGGTTTCCAGGCGATCGACCATCAAGGCAGTCCCAGCACGGGTATTCTCGTTAGTGTCTAAAAAATCTTGAGCATAGAATAAGTACCACTGACCATCGTCATCACAAAAAGCATGGGGGTCGATCGCGAATGGACAAGATTGCGGATCTAACAACGGTTCGCCCATGTCCTGATATGGCCCTACCGGATCTGAGCTAGTGGCAACTCGTAACTGGTGGTTTTTATCTTCGTGCCCCACCGAGTAGTAGAGATAGAAGGTGCCGTCGCAGTAAGCGATTTCTGGTGCCCAGAAGTTATCTCCCAAACTGGGGTCAGGCCGCACTAAAGCATTCTGGACAAATTCCCAGTGGATTAAATCGTGGGAGCGCAACAGCGGGAAAACTCGTCTCTGCCCAGTTTCCTCAACTTCCCCAGCGGCTTCTGCTGGCCCCGTACCGATCGCGTAGTAAGTGCCTTGATGCTGCCACACATACGGATCAGCAAAATAATGAGGATAAACGGGGTTGGTATAGGTCAGGGTCTCTTCATTTGCTTGTGAGCCTAACCCAGACTTTGCTTCAGATTGAGTCATCATCACTCCTTACTCTGCAATCCATCCTCAAAATCTTAGATTTTATGCATAAGTTGAATGTTGCCCCCCTAGCCCCCCAATTCTGGGGGGAACTGAATATTAGCTTCCCTCCACGATGTAGCCCTAGTGGGCATACCAGAAAAGGAAAGGTGAACTAAGCCTTCTACACTTTTCAAAGTCCCCCAGAATTGGGGGATTTAGGGGGCCAGACAAAGGGTAACTGAATTGCAGCAGCACAAAAAAATAGAGGATGGAACTTTGATCGTTAGCGATCGCCGTTCAATCATCCTCTATCTGGAGTAAGCTTCTGGGTTAAGTCTTTAGTACTTGAAATTGATGTAGGTTTCGGTCTTGTTTTCTGGTAGCTGCTCTACCACATTGCAGCGCAACATTTCCTGGAGGTACTGCGGCAAGTTCTGGTAATAATCTCTCTGAACTGTGAGATCCATTACCGGAGTGTGCAACCAGTGCATCACATAGCCCATCACCACCATCGGTCGGGGTTGAGCGGTGATGTTGGGCGAACCTCGGTGAATTGCCAAAGGCGATCGGATGATTACATCACCCAGTTGCATGGGGAAAGACTCGACAGGAATCTCACCCGCTGCAATCTTCACCAATGCTTCTTCGCGAGGCATCACATGGGTGCCGCGTGCCATTTGAAAGGGGCCATTGTCTTCTGTCACTTCAACGAGGGGAAAGTTAACCGCTAGAGCATAGAGTGGTGTGACAATCTGATCACTAAAGAGAGGACGGAAATCCCGATGCAGTTCTTGGTACTCCGAGTCTTGGAAGGGCGTATCAGCCCCTAATTGCACCAAGCGATATTCCTGGAAAAAGACTCGATCCAGCACACCCAAAATCGTAGGATTGGCAA
This region of Trichocoleus desertorum NBK24 genomic DNA includes:
- a CDS encoding AAA family ATPase, which encodes MIPSHPDLTLNPIAAPLADRLRPRTLDEFVGQEHIVGPGRLLRRAIQADQLASVIFAGPPGTGKTTLARVIANSTQGHFISINAVLAGVKEIRAAVETAQERRDRQCQRTILFVDEVHRFNKSQQDALLPWVENGTVILIGATTENPYFEVNKALVSRSRIFQLKSLTAADLVKVVQQALSDSERGYGDRAIQIDPEALDHLVNVANGDARSLLNALELAVETTAPDRTGKIHIDLAVAEESIQQRAVLYDKEGDAHFDIISAFIKSLRGSDPDAALYWLARMVYAGEDPRFIFRRMLILASEDVGLADPEAVARVNACAATFDRVGMPEGRYPLAQAALYLATAPKSNSVMGFFDALAAVEREREADVPAHLKDANRDKHSFGHGANYLYPHAYRDHWVAQQYLPAALQGQVFYQPSEQGFEATVRFQVERRREAQLAAIAESLDVTAPEILTYSPTNKAQERWLQRTLSQSGERLAQVRDRLFALAQPQRHHTILELNGGIGLLTWEALRRVPEGGVYVQMPTSTDVERLEAQAEALPELLRPRFLQGTLQQLPALLTAQAPDIRFDHILGRNVLMAAGDKLALICTWMPFLQSGGKITLAETVSRRTQRLYRLIDAAKVEPDLYQRLIVAEEAIYKDSSDPRMNWDSTDLQLVFEQAGCHAQIETVQTVAEMYISPALIERWFAIVPDTPTYAHYLSGYLSKAEIDWVRALFQRCLQNQSVPWESAIAFISANPN
- a CDS encoding glycoside hydrolase family 43 protein, coding for MMTQSEAKSGLGSQANEETLTYTNPVYPHYFADPYVWQHQGTYYAIGTGPAEAAGEVEETGQRRVFPLLRSHDLIHWEFVQNALVRPDPSLGDNFWAPEIAYCDGTFYLYYSVGHEDKNHQLRVATSSDPVGPYQDMGEPLLDPQSCPFAIDPHAFCDDDGQWYLFYAQDFLDTNENTRAGTALMVDRLETMTKLAGEGKVVLRARSDWQRFLADRPMYGGVYDWHTLEGPCVRKYGDRYYCFYSGGRWETDSYGVDYGVAGHVMGPYSDAGNEAGPRVLRSHPGYVLGPGHNSITVGPDGKTEYIVYHAWDTDMQARRMCIDPINWTADGPRCPGPTWTPQSIAISAK
- a CDS encoding phytanoyl-CoA dioxygenase family protein, with the translated sequence MVQSINATGVSKFTAADLDRFAEVLNRDGICVIPGLFDRELIQEWAVAFDALFRERQQRPGGLAPREKNRYYLTLPWVQPFANTEVFANPTILGVLDRVFFQEYRLVQLGADTPFQDSEYQELHRDFRPLFSDQIVTPLYALAVNFPLVEVTEDNGPFQMARGTHVMPREEALVKIAAGEIPVESFPMQLGDVIIRSPLAIHRGSPNITAQPRPMVVMGYVMHWLHTPVMDLTVQRDYYQNLPQYLQEMLRCNVVEQLPENKTETYINFKY